A section of the Deltaproteobacteria bacterium genome encodes:
- the larE gene encoding ATP-dependent sacrificial sulfur transferase LarE: MQKLEKLQEILNGMGSVLVAYSGGVDSAFVAKVAFDLLGDRAVAVTALSPSFPSYEVADLHHVAKGIGIKHLTVETKELENPDYRANRGDRCYFCKSELYQYLIPKAKELGIQVIVNGTNVDDLSDIRPGLKAAQDYQIRSPLVEAGLTKVEIRALSRELGLSTAEKPALACLSSRFPVGTEVTPERLRRIDNIESGLSELGFKVFRARFHEPIVRIELGQDELARLLVSEVREKVDQLCRESGFAHATIDLAPLLR, translated from the coding sequence ATGCAAAAACTGGAAAAACTTCAGGAAATTTTGAATGGAATGGGGTCGGTCCTTGTCGCCTATTCAGGTGGAGTCGATTCAGCCTTTGTGGCGAAAGTTGCTTTTGATCTCCTTGGAGATCGTGCCGTGGCGGTGACGGCCCTTTCTCCCTCTTTTCCCAGTTATGAAGTGGCTGATCTCCATCATGTTGCCAAAGGGATCGGGATCAAACATTTAACGGTCGAGACCAAGGAGCTTGAAAATCCGGACTATCGCGCCAATCGGGGGGATCGATGCTATTTCTGTAAGTCGGAGCTTTATCAATATCTGATCCCGAAGGCGAAGGAGCTGGGGATCCAGGTGATTGTGAATGGGACGAATGTCGATGATCTCTCGGATATCCGACCGGGTCTCAAGGCGGCTCAAGATTACCAGATTCGATCACCACTCGTTGAGGCGGGTCTTACGAAAGTGGAGATTCGGGCGTTGTCACGTGAGCTTGGTTTGTCGACTGCTGAGAAACCGGCGCTCGCTTGCCTCTCCTCCCGTTTTCCGGTTGGGACTGAGGTGACACCGGAGCGGCTCAGGAGAATTGATAACATTGAATCAGGCTTGTCTGAGCTCGGCTTTAAGGTTTTTCGGGCGAGGTTTCATGAACCGATTGTGAGGATTGAATTGGGACAGGATGAGCTCGCTAGATTGTTGGTTTCTGAGGTGCGTGAGAAGGTAGATCAACTTTGTCGCGAAAGTGGTTTTGCTCATGCAACAATAGATCTTGCCCCCCTCTTAAGATAA
- a CDS encoding FecR domain-containing protein encodes MHLVSRLVFVFILGFVSLPLVAADSVGEVVFVRGEVSLFSISESGQRIAAFGDKIYQMDTLQTGAGELRVLFTDKTLLSLGPNSKVLVTEHLFRPQQGGRRSLFDILKGSVRVLVDEATSFRVNDVRFQTPTAVATVRGTDLGIRLLNRSSQFFCFDGLLETYFREEPEAKVMLHSGQYTEIKNAPPTPAAPIPSGLGREFQSVSEASDLREVLDQPGGVGGPEVLEPEKEVARVVDQPPPAPVVPSLIPGGETSTPESVKPAATEGKMKVPLKFPGR; translated from the coding sequence TTGCATTTAGTTTCTAGACTCGTGTTTGTTTTTATCCTGGGGTTTGTTTCATTACCTCTGGTAGCGGCCGATTCGGTTGGTGAAGTAGTCTTTGTTCGGGGTGAGGTCTCCTTGTTTTCTATTTCAGAATCAGGGCAGAGGATCGCCGCCTTCGGAGACAAGATCTATCAGATGGATACCTTGCAGACCGGCGCGGGAGAGCTCAGGGTCCTCTTTACGGATAAAACCCTGCTAAGTCTTGGTCCTAATTCGAAGGTCCTCGTAACCGAACATCTGTTTCGGCCTCAGCAGGGGGGACGTCGTTCCCTTTTTGATATCTTGAAGGGGTCAGTTCGCGTGCTGGTCGATGAGGCAACCTCCTTTCGGGTCAACGATGTCCGTTTCCAGACCCCCACAGCGGTGGCGACGGTCAGAGGGACCGATCTTGGGATTCGTCTCTTAAACCGTTCCAGCCAGTTTTTTTGTTTCGATGGTCTTCTGGAGACCTATTTTCGCGAAGAGCCTGAAGCCAAGGTGATGCTCCATTCAGGCCAGTATACAGAAATCAAGAACGCCCCTCCCACTCCTGCGGCGCCGATTCCGTCTGGGTTGGGGAGAGAGTTTCAGTCGGTTTCAGAGGCCTCTGATTTACGGGAGGTCCTGGATCAGCCGGGAGGGGTCGGGGGCCCCGAGGTCCTCGAACCGGAAAAAGAAGTTGCGAGGGTTGTTGATCAGCCCCCACCGGCGCCTGTTGTGCCGTCACTGATTCCAGGAGGGGAGACCTCAACGCCGGAGTCGGTAAAACCGGCTGCGACGGAGGGGAAGATGAAGGTGCCGCTCAAGTTCCCAGGGAGATGA
- a CDS encoding phasin family protein produces MLREVIEDALQRGERLKKDIVGQVLSSAALSELINNKKFTDTVAKIIETKDEIAKTLRRRVEDVLKMMRIPSCQDITSYHRRVEKLENQIEQIGHHLKKISRKTPAKKKSKRK; encoded by the coding sequence ATGTTACGAGAAGTGATCGAGGATGCCCTTCAGCGGGGAGAGAGACTCAAAAAAGACATCGTGGGGCAGGTCCTCAGTTCCGCGGCCTTGAGTGAACTCATTAATAACAAAAAATTTACCGATACCGTTGCCAAGATTATTGAGACAAAAGATGAAATTGCGAAAACTCTTCGACGGCGGGTTGAAGATGTCCTCAAAATGATGCGCATCCCCTCCTGTCAGGACATCACCTCCTATCACAGGCGCGTTGAAAAACTGGAGAACCAGATCGAGCAGATTGGCCATCATCTCAAGAAAATTTCTCGCAAGACTCCCGCAAAGAAAAAATCCAAGAGAAAATAA
- a CDS encoding adenylate/guanylate cyclase domain-containing protein: MKSLDWLFQWRGAKKTTGEIIVVAIDEKSLSQEGRWPWPRSKIASLIQKINQGDPRLIEMDIMFAEASEDDRLLAEALASRSHLILGYYFYQSEKELKAAEISSHKMDEAFREILPTAFPEISGLQDDLRKMVGVVANTGTIAQVTNRQGFFNIFPDPDGTLRRFPLMVTYRDKFFPSLGLETFSYYSKGYDPVPVKDGSGALVGMSVGSRLIPTNRHGEILINYRGGEELFPVYSATDLLQGGVSKETLSGKTVLVGATAIGIYDLRVTPVSSALPGVFVQANFLDNLYQGDFLIQNDGTRLGALGVMALVTFLLVFWMPRLKILTGVLLFGVILVVYAFFVQWLFQQGTIFSLSTPILQWSVVALSMTIHRGIVEERQKREIRKIFHSYLHPDIVEELIREPQKLKLGGQRVECTIFFSDVRNFTSHSEKMDPEKLVQLMNEFFDPISKIIIEEGGYIDKFLGDGIMAIFGAPAVTPDHPLRACRAALRVQKATQEIESLFHQKYGIAEFRIGIGLHTGPVVLGNVGTRERLNYTVMGDAVNLAARLQGANKDLGTTLLMSESTYKAASEAVESRFKGEIRVKGKEEAIRVHEILGISPSNFL; encoded by the coding sequence ATGAAATCACTTGATTGGCTCTTCCAGTGGAGAGGGGCCAAAAAAACGACGGGGGAAATTATCGTTGTTGCTATTGATGAAAAGAGCCTGAGTCAGGAGGGGCGCTGGCCTTGGCCGCGTTCCAAAATCGCCTCGCTGATCCAGAAAATCAATCAGGGTGATCCCCGGTTGATCGAAATGGATATTATGTTTGCCGAGGCCTCAGAGGACGATCGGCTTTTGGCCGAGGCGCTTGCGAGCCGAAGTCATCTGATCCTCGGTTACTATTTTTACCAGAGTGAAAAGGAATTAAAGGCGGCGGAGATTTCCTCTCATAAAATGGATGAGGCCTTCCGTGAAATCCTTCCGACCGCCTTCCCGGAGATTTCGGGTCTTCAGGATGACTTGAGGAAAATGGTGGGGGTGGTCGCGAACACAGGCACCATCGCTCAGGTGACAAACCGGCAGGGTTTTTTCAATATTTTCCCAGATCCGGATGGGACACTGCGCCGGTTTCCCCTGATGGTGACCTATCGAGACAAGTTTTTTCCTTCGTTAGGGCTCGAGACCTTTTCCTATTATTCAAAAGGGTATGATCCCGTGCCGGTCAAGGATGGCTCAGGGGCTCTGGTTGGCATGAGCGTCGGTTCCCGATTGATTCCGACAAATCGCCATGGGGAGATTCTGATCAATTATCGGGGAGGCGAGGAGCTCTTTCCCGTTTATTCGGCTACTGACCTGCTGCAAGGAGGTGTGTCGAAGGAAACATTGAGTGGCAAAACGGTTCTTGTCGGTGCGACGGCGATCGGGATCTATGATCTGAGGGTCACACCTGTTTCCTCGGCGTTGCCCGGTGTCTTTGTCCAGGCGAATTTCCTGGATAATCTCTATCAGGGAGATTTCCTGATTCAAAACGATGGGACGCGCCTCGGTGCCTTGGGAGTCATGGCCCTCGTGACTTTTCTCCTCGTTTTTTGGATGCCTCGTCTTAAGATTCTGACAGGGGTTCTTCTGTTCGGTGTCATTTTGGTTGTCTATGCTTTTTTTGTCCAATGGCTCTTTCAGCAAGGGACAATTTTTTCACTCTCGACTCCGATTTTACAATGGTCGGTTGTGGCTCTATCGATGACGATTCATCGGGGGATTGTCGAGGAGAGACAGAAGCGGGAGATTCGGAAAATATTCCATTCTTACTTGCATCCCGATATCGTGGAGGAGTTGATTCGTGAACCTCAGAAGCTGAAGCTCGGAGGGCAGAGAGTTGAGTGCACCATCTTCTTTTCTGACGTGAGGAATTTTACCTCCCACTCCGAAAAGATGGATCCTGAAAAACTGGTTCAACTCATGAATGAATTTTTCGATCCGATTTCCAAAATAATTATTGAAGAAGGGGGATATATCGACAAATTTTTGGGAGACGGGATCATGGCGATCTTCGGGGCCCCTGCGGTCACGCCGGATCATCCTTTGAGGGCCTGTCGCGCTGCCCTGAGGGTGCAAAAGGCAACTCAAGAGATCGAATCTCTTTTTCATCAAAAGTATGGGATCGCTGAATTCAGGATCGGGATCGGGCTTCATACAGGGCCTGTTGTGCTCGGGAATGTCGGGACAAGGGAACGACTCAACTATACGGTTATGGGAGATGCGGTGAATCTCGCGGCGCGGCTCCAAGGGGCCAACAAGGATCTCGGGACAACGCTTCTGATGAGTGAATCAACGTATAAGGCTGCTTCCGAGGCGGTTGAGTCTCGTTTCAAAGGGGAGATTCGGGTGAAAGGCAAAGAGGAAGCGATTCGGGTTCATGAGATATTGGGTATCTCCCCTTCAAATTTTCTTTAA
- a CDS encoding homocysteine S-methyltransferase family protein: MGTMLLMHGIPGNSCLEELNEKRPGLIREIHRSYAEAGAKVIITNSFGANRLRLNSSKKVERLNRKAVKIARQAARKVKVFASIGPLGREARKLKQTAMIKAFSEQVKALEKEKPDGYLIETMTSLTEAEAAILAVREVSDRYLIVSMTFPRGLPKKNQRMMDLMSMTLREAGADCIGANCGLHPEEVFNFLNIFRMHDPGPWFAKPASGLPTRPIFPEEFAKWGLRIANLGVTYIGGCCGTTPVHIRLLGEKLKKI, encoded by the coding sequence ATGGGAACTATGCTCCTGATGCATGGAATCCCTGGAAATTCCTGTCTCGAAGAATTGAACGAAAAACGTCCCGGTTTAATCCGTGAAATCCACCGCAGCTACGCCGAGGCGGGAGCCAAGGTCATCATCACAAACAGTTTCGGAGCCAACAGACTTCGTCTGAACTCCTCAAAAAAAGTGGAGCGATTGAATCGAAAGGCGGTAAAAATCGCCCGTCAGGCAGCGCGAAAGGTGAAGGTCTTCGCCTCAATAGGTCCTCTCGGAAGAGAGGCGCGAAAGTTAAAGCAGACTGCAATGATCAAGGCTTTTAGCGAGCAGGTGAAGGCACTCGAAAAGGAGAAGCCTGATGGTTATCTGATCGAAACGATGACCTCTCTCACAGAGGCCGAGGCGGCAATCTTGGCGGTCCGTGAGGTTTCGGATCGGTATCTGATCGTTTCAATGACATTCCCAAGGGGTCTCCCCAAAAAGAACCAAAGGATGATGGATCTCATGAGCATGACACTGCGTGAGGCGGGGGCTGATTGTATTGGCGCCAACTGTGGCCTTCATCCGGAGGAGGTCTTCAACTTCCTCAATATTTTTCGAATGCATGATCCAGGTCCCTGGTTTGCGAAACCAGCCAGCGGCCTGCCAACGCGACCGATTTTCCCGGAGGAGTTTGCGAAATGGGGACTTCGGATAGCCAATCTTGGCGTTACCTATATCGGTGGGTGTTGTGGGACAACACCGGTGCACATTCGGTTGTTGGGAGAGAAGTTAAAGAAAATTTGA
- a CDS encoding quinone-dependent dihydroorotate dehydrogenase has protein sequence MIWKFLRKAFFTLDAEKAHDLVLKALASWSCFCRIDLPKTDIARNPTLRRQLFGVEFPNPLGLAAGFDKNGVALPAWQALGFGFVEVGTVTAKPQTGNPKPRLFRLPEDQALLNRLGFNNEGARCVAERIEKVRKKGRVKVPVGVNIGKSKVVPLEQASQDYLESFSAVADVADYLVINVSSPNTPGLRDLQEEGRLSNLLDTLSSANQKRKIPRPLLLKLSPDLSDEGAIQCGKVSLERGLVGLIVTNTTISREGLKGKVNGDGGISGQPLFKRSTEMLEVLKKHFGDKLVLIGVGGVMDGNGAKKKREAGADLLQTYTGFVYGGPSFPRWILKQLIV, from the coding sequence GTGATCTGGAAATTTTTACGAAAAGCCTTTTTTACGCTGGATGCCGAAAAGGCACATGATCTTGTCTTAAAAGCGCTCGCTTCCTGGTCTTGCTTTTGCCGAATTGATCTTCCTAAAACAGATATTGCAAGGAATCCGACGTTACGCCGGCAACTCTTTGGAGTTGAGTTCCCAAATCCGTTAGGGCTTGCGGCTGGCTTTGACAAAAATGGAGTTGCGCTACCAGCCTGGCAGGCACTGGGGTTTGGTTTTGTTGAGGTTGGAACGGTGACCGCAAAACCTCAAACAGGAAATCCAAAACCGCGTCTTTTCCGACTCCCAGAGGATCAGGCGCTCCTGAATCGTCTCGGTTTCAATAATGAAGGGGCGCGTTGTGTCGCGGAGAGGATTGAAAAGGTTCGGAAGAAGGGGAGGGTGAAGGTCCCGGTCGGGGTAAATATCGGCAAGTCGAAAGTTGTTCCCTTGGAACAGGCGTCCCAAGATTATCTCGAATCTTTTTCTGCTGTGGCCGATGTTGCCGATTATCTGGTGATCAACGTCTCGAGCCCGAATACGCCCGGTCTTAGAGACCTCCAGGAGGAGGGCCGGCTTTCGAATCTTCTCGATACCTTGAGCTCCGCCAATCAGAAACGAAAAATCCCACGTCCCCTTTTGCTCAAGCTTTCACCAGACCTCTCCGATGAGGGTGCGATTCAATGCGGAAAGGTTTCCCTTGAGAGGGGATTGGTGGGATTGATTGTGACCAATACGACAATTTCGCGTGAAGGCTTGAAAGGAAAGGTCAACGGGGATGGGGGGATCTCCGGCCAACCCCTCTTTAAACGGAGCACGGAGATGCTTGAGGTTCTAAAGAAACATTTTGGTGACAAATTGGTTTTGATCGGTGTCGGTGGGGTTATGGATGGGAATGGGGCAAAAAAGAAACGGGAGGCGGGCGCCGATCTTCTCCAGACGTATACCGGCTTTGTGTATGGAGGGCCTTCTTTTCCCAGGTGGATTCTAAAACAATTGATAGTTTAA
- a CDS encoding tetratricopeptide repeat protein, whose product MKWRLLALLFFLPLIVEAASPARKAEVDFSQGLLAFKGRDYEEAERHFSTALEKDRGNVSATYFLGVTRYHLAKYDEAVALLNDAIQKNPREPESFFYRGLSHYRLEKKDEAIEDFKKVTELASAGPMYDLSVSYLRRLQETGFISEVSQERRWFLFGNFGSLSDSNVSLNPEGVTLATLPSDQSDLQFSAEGGGGYRFLSGEKYRLSAKTSYTHSFHLELSEFDYGVADVELEPSFREGRFGAEIPVAYQFSFLGGEKYLSRPLLKPSVQYLFENRFLSRLTLRGRLDSFFQAVTNVAQNRDAKNLEVEVAEYLLGDDQKHFLKLSYIFEENWADGADWDYRAHGVGFSMKSPLFLEMTFYFYGEVFFDKKFHNIDSILGTRRDDFSQVYGIKLTRKIVRSVDFVGSYDFYRNSSNQSFFAYSRQMVGGSFAFSF is encoded by the coding sequence ATGAAGTGGCGTCTCTTGGCCCTTCTTTTTTTCTTGCCTTTAATTGTCGAGGCGGCCTCTCCAGCGCGGAAGGCCGAGGTCGATTTTTCCCAAGGTCTGCTTGCCTTTAAGGGGAGGGATTATGAGGAGGCAGAGAGGCATTTTTCGACCGCCCTCGAAAAAGACCGAGGAAATGTCTCGGCGACCTATTTTTTGGGTGTGACACGCTATCACTTGGCGAAATACGATGAAGCGGTCGCGCTTTTGAACGATGCGATTCAAAAAAATCCACGGGAGCCGGAGTCTTTTTTCTATCGTGGGCTTTCCCATTATCGACTGGAAAAGAAAGATGAGGCTATCGAGGACTTTAAAAAGGTAACCGAATTGGCCTCCGCGGGTCCGATGTATGATCTGTCGGTGAGTTATTTGAGACGGCTTCAGGAGACCGGTTTTATTTCGGAAGTCAGTCAGGAGAGGCGCTGGTTTCTTTTTGGGAATTTCGGTTCCCTCTCAGACAGCAATGTTTCTCTAAATCCGGAAGGGGTGACGCTCGCGACACTCCCTTCGGATCAAAGTGATCTTCAATTTTCTGCCGAGGGAGGAGGGGGGTATCGTTTTCTCTCCGGGGAGAAATATCGATTAAGCGCGAAGACCTCTTACACACATTCCTTTCATCTCGAGCTCAGCGAATTCGATTATGGTGTCGCCGATGTTGAATTGGAGCCTTCTTTTCGTGAGGGAAGGTTTGGAGCTGAGATTCCGGTTGCCTATCAGTTCTCTTTTCTGGGCGGTGAAAAATATCTGAGTCGTCCCTTGTTAAAACCTTCTGTCCAGTATCTCTTCGAAAATCGATTCCTCTCCAGGCTCACACTGCGGGGGAGGCTTGATTCGTTTTTCCAGGCGGTGACCAATGTGGCACAGAATCGCGATGCGAAAAATCTTGAGGTTGAGGTGGCTGAGTATCTTTTGGGGGATGACCAAAAACATTTTTTGAAACTCTCCTATATTTTTGAGGAGAATTGGGCCGACGGGGCCGATTGGGATTACAGGGCCCATGGGGTCGGTTTTTCAATGAAGAGCCCTCTTTTTCTGGAGATGACCTTTTATTTTTATGGGGAGGTCTTCTTTGACAAGAAGTTTCATAATATTGACTCTATCCTTGGAACAAGACGCGATGACTTTTCGCAAGTCTACGGGATCAAGTTGACTCGAAAGATTGTTCGATCGGTTGACTTCGTTGGCTCCTATGATTTTTATCGAAACAGTTCGAACCAGTCATTTTTTGCTTACAGTCGACAGATGGTGGGGGGTTCTTTTGCATTTAGTTTCTAG
- the ald gene encoding alanine dehydrogenase — MILGIPKEVKEYEYRVSMTPIGVRDIIRAGHTVLVERHAGLGAGWGDAEYRDAGAKIMARDELFRTSEMVVKVKEPQSSEFNLFREGQILFTYLHLAGYPSLIKILLRRKIIGIGYETVQTEDGRLPLLAPMSEIAGKLASLMGANYLRKDFGGKGKLLSGVLGKDRGHVTVIGAGNVGTHAAITAHGLGANVTVFDLDKVKLEMIRQKISDRLETVVSSLPAIMEVMPRTDLVIGAVLIAGRRAPRVVTKEMIQRMVAGSVIVDVAIDQGGCVEGIHVTTHDKPIYLRHGIIHNAVANMPSLVPRSASEALSRATFPYVKKIADLGFERATREDPALKKGVNLVRGEVVLPGLQ, encoded by the coding sequence ATGATTTTAGGAATTCCAAAGGAAGTTAAAGAGTACGAATACCGCGTCTCAATGACCCCGATCGGGGTTCGGGACATCATTCGTGCAGGGCATACCGTTTTGGTCGAGAGGCATGCTGGTCTTGGGGCGGGATGGGGTGATGCTGAATATCGTGATGCGGGGGCAAAGATCATGGCTCGCGACGAGCTCTTCCGGACCAGTGAGATGGTTGTGAAGGTGAAGGAACCTCAGTCCTCAGAATTCAATCTCTTTCGTGAGGGGCAGATCCTTTTTACGTATCTGCATCTCGCCGGTTATCCTTCTTTGATCAAGATACTCCTGCGACGTAAAATCATCGGAATCGGCTATGAAACGGTTCAGACAGAAGATGGTCGGTTGCCGCTTCTGGCGCCGATGAGCGAGATCGCCGGAAAGCTCGCTTCTCTGATGGGGGCGAACTATCTCCGAAAAGATTTTGGTGGCAAGGGAAAGCTTCTCTCAGGGGTCTTGGGAAAAGACCGGGGGCATGTGACGGTCATTGGGGCCGGAAATGTCGGGACTCATGCTGCCATAACCGCCCATGGTCTGGGGGCGAACGTGACCGTTTTCGATCTGGATAAGGTTAAATTAGAAATGATCCGTCAAAAAATTTCGGATCGATTGGAGACGGTTGTTTCCTCTTTGCCGGCGATTATGGAGGTGATGCCCCGGACCGATCTCGTTATTGGGGCTGTCTTGATTGCGGGGCGTCGTGCCCCGAGGGTTGTAACGAAGGAGATGATCCAGAGGATGGTGGCAGGATCTGTGATTGTGGATGTCGCGATTGACCAAGGTGGGTGTGTGGAGGGGATTCATGTCACAACCCATGATAAGCCGATCTACCTCCGTCATGGGATTATCCATAACGCGGTCGCCAATATGCCTTCTTTGGTTCCACGAAGCGCCTCGGAGGCGCTCTCCCGCGCCACATTTCCCTATGTGAAGAAGATTGCCGACCTCGGTTTTGAACGGGCGACCCGGGAAGATCCTGCCTTGAAAAAAGGTGTGAATCTGGTTCGTGGGGAAGTCGTCTTGCCAGGACTTCAGTGA
- a CDS encoding transketolase yields MYSETQLAELARQVRYWILTSTTEAGSGHPTTSLSATDLMAVLFFQYLRYDLEKPQYPNNDRVLFSKGHAAPLLYALYGAAGVLKREEILKLRCFDSLLEGHPTPRFPQVEVATGSLGQGLSIGVGMAMNAKYLDQLPYRTFVLMGDGEMAEGSVWEAVQLAAYYKLDNLIGVVDVNRLGQSQETMYEHDVEAYAKRLRAFDWEVVVVDGHSIPEILKAYEKLLDSHNGQPKAIVARTLKGKGVSFVEDGHGWHGKALSKPDLEKALKELGTVDFSLVGQVQKPEQKSPVRVDSKKAARPQYAKGALVATRQAYGQALARLIDEYPEVVAVDADCKNSTFSELVKKKDPKHFFEMFIAEQNMIGVAIGLSKRGKAAFASSFACFLTRAYDQIRMAAVSQANLRCVGSHAGVSIGEDGPSQMGLEDLSMFRAVSGSAVLYPSDAVATEYLVEEMIKRPGIVYMRTNRPATPILYDLNEKFPIGGSKVLKSSPADKVTVVGAGVTLNEALKASDLLAKEGISIRVIDCYSVKPIDEATLKKAAKETKAIVVVEDHWFEGGLGDAVLNVFAERPLVPVIKMAICQLSRSGKPAELMDAHGISAAHIVRKVKELV; encoded by the coding sequence ATGTATTCCGAGACCCAACTTGCTGAACTCGCCCGTCAGGTTCGCTACTGGATCCTGACCTCGACGACCGAGGCAGGGTCCGGACATCCGACAACCTCTCTTTCAGCGACCGATCTGATGGCCGTCCTTTTTTTCCAGTACCTTCGTTACGATCTCGAGAAGCCTCAATATCCGAATAATGATCGCGTCCTTTTTTCAAAAGGGCATGCGGCCCCCCTGCTCTATGCCCTTTATGGTGCCGCGGGGGTTCTAAAACGGGAGGAGATCCTCAAACTCAGATGTTTTGATAGCCTCTTGGAAGGGCACCCGACACCGCGCTTTCCACAAGTCGAGGTAGCGACCGGGAGCCTAGGACAGGGGCTCTCGATCGGCGTTGGCATGGCAATGAATGCCAAATATCTCGACCAACTCCCTTACCGGACTTTTGTCTTGATGGGAGATGGAGAGATGGCGGAGGGGTCGGTCTGGGAGGCGGTTCAGTTGGCTGCCTACTACAAGCTTGATAACCTGATTGGCGTCGTTGATGTGAATCGGCTCGGTCAGAGTCAAGAGACAATGTATGAACATGATGTTGAGGCGTATGCCAAAAGGCTTCGCGCGTTTGACTGGGAGGTTGTCGTCGTTGATGGTCATTCGATTCCTGAAATTCTGAAGGCCTATGAAAAGCTTCTGGACTCTCATAACGGCCAACCGAAGGCGATCGTTGCCCGGACCCTGAAGGGGAAGGGGGTCTCTTTTGTTGAGGATGGTCATGGTTGGCATGGGAAGGCGCTCTCCAAACCGGATTTAGAGAAGGCGCTGAAGGAGCTTGGCACCGTTGATTTTTCTCTGGTCGGGCAAGTTCAGAAGCCGGAACAGAAGTCACCAGTTCGCGTTGATTCTAAAAAAGCGGCGAGGCCGCAGTATGCAAAAGGTGCGTTGGTGGCGACACGTCAGGCGTACGGCCAGGCATTGGCGCGGCTGATTGACGAATATCCAGAGGTCGTGGCGGTCGATGCCGATTGCAAAAACTCGACCTTCTCCGAGCTTGTGAAGAAAAAGGATCCAAAACATTTTTTTGAGATGTTTATTGCGGAACAAAATATGATCGGTGTGGCGATTGGACTCTCAAAGCGTGGCAAGGCCGCCTTCGCCTCCTCATTTGCCTGTTTTCTGACACGCGCCTATGACCAGATTCGGATGGCGGCGGTCAGTCAGGCGAATCTTCGTTGCGTCGGTTCGCATGCCGGTGTTTCGATCGGAGAAGATGGCCCTTCGCAGATGGGGCTTGAGGATCTCTCAATGTTTCGTGCCGTGTCTGGGAGCGCTGTTCTCTATCCCTCCGATGCGGTCGCTACGGAGTATCTCGTGGAAGAGATGATCAAGAGGCCGGGGATCGTCTACATGCGGACGAATCGTCCGGCGACCCCGATCTTGTACGATCTGAACGAAAAATTTCCGATCGGTGGTTCGAAAGTTTTAAAATCCTCCCCAGCTGATAAAGTCACGGTCGTTGGCGCCGGTGTCACACTGAACGAGGCGCTTAAGGCGTCTGATCTCTTGGCGAAAGAAGGGATCTCGATCCGTGTGATCGATTGTTATTCTGTGAAACCGATCGATGAGGCCACTCTGAAAAAGGCGGCCAAAGAGACCAAGGCGATTGTTGTTGTCGAGGATCACTGGTTTGAAGGCGGATTGGGCGATGCCGTCTTGAATGTTTTCGCTGAAAGGCCCTTGGTTCCGGTTATTAAAATGGCGATCTGCCAACTCTCCCGCTCTGGGAAACCAGCCGAGCTCATGGATGCCCATGGCATCTCCGCCGCGCATATTGTGCGAAAAGTCAAAGAACTCGTTTAA